A single window of Nicotiana sylvestris chromosome 5, ASM39365v2, whole genome shotgun sequence DNA harbors:
- the LOC104245525 gene encoding auxin-responsive protein SAUR68-like: MTMISAKKFIKMARRWQKFAVKQRKRISFLRNDSDADNCSASSSTIVEKGHFIVYIADQARFVIPLAYLENEVIRQLLNMSEEEFGFPSGSPITLPCDSDFVDYIISLIMKGVAAVDLHKALLLSITSYCCTSTSNLHKESGNQQLLVH, translated from the coding sequence ATGACGATGATTAGTGCTAAGAAATTCATCAAGATGGCGAGGAGATGGCAAAAGTTCGCGGTCAAGCAGCGGAAGAGGATTTCATTTCTAAGAAATGACAGCGATGCAGACAATTGTAGTGCATCCTCATCTACTATAGTTGAGAAAGGCCATTTTATAGTATACATAGCTGATCAAGCTCGCTTCGTCATTCCATTAGCTTACCTTGAAAATGAGGTCATTAGGCAACTTTTAAACATGTCTGAAGAAGAGTTCGGGTTCCCAAGTGGCAGCCCTATTACATTACCCTGTGATTCAGACTTCGTGGACTACATCATTTCACTAATCATGAAAGGCGTAGCTGCTGTAGATCTTCACAAAGCATTGCTCCTTTCAATTACTTCATATTGTTGTACTTCAACTTCTAATTTGCACAAAGAAAGTGGAAACCAGCAACTTCTGGTTCATTGA
- the LOC104245527 gene encoding auxin-responsive protein SAUR67-like, whose translation MAEVAAMQQKRISFPRNGSDEDSCSTSSSFIVEKGHFVVYTIDERRFVIPLAYLENEVVRQLLNMSEEEFGIPSGGPIKLPCDSAFMDYIISLIKKGVAAGDLHKALLLSIPSCFCSAYSLHQESENQQLLVC comes from the coding sequence ATGGCAGAAGTTGCAGCCATGCAGCAGAAAAGGATTTCGTTTCCAAGAAATGGTAGTGATGAAGATAGTTGTAGTACATCTTCATCCTTTATAGTTGAAAAGGGTCATTTTGTAGTCTATACAATTGATGAAAGGCGATTTGTCATTCCCTTGGCATACCTTGAAAATGAGGTTGTTAGGCAACTCTTAAACATGTCTGAAGAGGAGTTTGGGATACCGAGTGGCGGCCCTATTAAATTACCCTGTGATTCAGCGTTCATGGATTACATCATTTCACTAATCAAGAAAGGTGTGGCCGCTGGAGATCTTCACAAAGCATTGCTCCTCTCAATTCCTTCATGTTTCTGTTCAGCTTATTCTTTGCACCAAGAAAGTGAAAATCAGCAGCTTCTTGTTTGTTGA
- the LOC138869719 gene encoding uncharacterized protein gives MARTLTPSYAGRGTTRGGGQVGVHQTRRQTASQPQVGNMGQTQVVMLDQVQEQGVQNAPPPVPTVVPIVALPADAVARLLNVLEALVPTQDGSSAPHATLQTQAPTQTQPFGNNEVSLHEFLKLKSPKFTGSDNSADPQSFLDGTLKALCALGCSSERVVELAAYKLEDILMQQYARDFERLAQTPDINVSTYNTKFLTPQMKTLSYSDVVDLARKIENKGREERATSDLRKKAKTGGAFSGGFSENRRAGNQGQQQQQGSHIGTHMSSQSTYKPHYRQGNRGPSSSGHRSGQIYATTPVCQTCGRSHLGQCRVLTRECFRCVQLGHHLRDCLQPPRNFNQASIQSVAPTQTTHNTSGATGTGNRGRGVGDRATVNQGQGNAGRGSTHSYVSSYFALRFSLQPELLNDPFLVAIHVGESLLAKYMYRACQIRVEGRDTLADLIVLDMIDFDMLMGMDWLSSCYAIVDCHAKIVKFEIPNEPSFILRGSQVPETCKIVSFMKAQRLLKKGCLGFLVIVNDTRKETISIENVPVVREFSDVFSEDLPSCLQYKK, from the exons atggctagGACACTTACACCCTCATATGCTGGACGTGGTACTACCCGAGGTGGAGGTCAAGTTGGGGttcatcaaactagaagacagactGCTTCTCAACCTCAAGTTGGGAACATGGGTCAAACCCAAGTTGTTATGCTAGATCAAGTGCAAGAGCAGGGAGTTCAGAATGCTCCACCACCAGTGCCAACTGTTGTACCTATTGTTGCCTTACCTGCAGATGCAGTGGCAAGGTTATTGAATGTGTTAGAGGCATTGGTGCCTACTCAGGACGGAAGTTCAGCTCCTCATGCTACTTTACAGACACAAGCACCTACACAAACTCAGCCTTTCGGGAATAATGAAGTATCCCTACACGAGTTCCTGAAattgaaatcaccaaaattcaCAGGTTCCGATAATTCAGCAGATCCTCAAAGTTTCTTGGATGGGACACTCAAGGCATTATGTGCTCTTGGATGTTCTAGTGAGAGAGTCGTGGAGCTCGCAGCATACAAACTAGAGG ACATTCTGATGCAACAATATGCTAGAGACTTTGAGAGATTGGCTCAGACTCCAGATATAAATGTGTCAACATATAACACTAAGTTCT TAACCCCACAGATGAAGACTTTATCCTACTCTGATGTAGTCGATCTTGCTAGAAAGATTGAAAACAAAGGACGTGAGGAGCGTGCAACTAGTGATTTACGTAAGAAGGCCAAGACAGGAGGGGCTTTCAGTGGTGGTTTTAGTGAAAATAGAAGAGCAGGAAATcagggacaacaacaacaacagggtTCTCATATAGGGACACACATGTCTTCACAGTCCACATACAAACCACATTATAGACAAGGTAATAGGGGACCATCATCTTCTGGACATCGTTCTGGGCAGATATATGCCACTACTCCAGTCTGCCAGACTTGTGGTAGATCACATTTGGGCCAATGTCGTGTTCTAACTAGAGAGTGCTTTCGGTGTGTCCAGTTGGGACATCACTTGAGGGATTGCCTTCAGCCTCCGAGAAATTTCAACCAGGCTTCTATTCAGTCAGTTGCACCGACTCAGACTACTCATAATACTTCAGGTGCTACAGGTACAGGAAATAGAGGTCGAGGTGTTGGAGACCGTGCTACTGTGAATCAAGGACAAGGCAATGCTGGTAGAG gatctaccCACTCCTATGTGTCTTCGTACTTTGCTTTGAGATTTAGTTTACAGCCCGAGCTATTGAATGATCCTTTTCTAGTTGCTATTCATGTTGGAGAGTCTCTATTAGCTAAATACATGTATCGTGCTTGTCAGATTCGGGTTGAGGGTAGAGATACTCTAGCTGACCTTATTgtacttgatatgattgactttgacatgctgatgggaatggattggttatcttcttgCTATGCTATAGTCGATTGTCATGCAAAGATAGTTAAGTTTGAGATACCAAATGAACCCAGTTTTATTCTAAGAGGGAGTCAGGTTCCAGAGACTTGCAAAATTGTATCTTTTATGAAGGCTCAACGACTTCTGAAGAAAGGTTGCTTGGGTTTCTTAGTTATTGTAAATgacacaagaaaggaaacaattagtatagaaaatgtacctgtagtgagagaattttctgatgtattttctgaAGATTTACCAAGTTGCCTCCAGTACAAGAAatag
- the LOC104245523 gene encoding peroxynitrite isomerase Rv2717c-like, which translates to MMEEGTVSNQSETLLVHPAVKPLSFLLGTWRGEGQGFFPTISSFNYSEDLQFSHSPNKPVIAYSQKTWNLKSGQPMHSESGYWRPKPDGTIEVVIAQSTGLVEVQKGTYDMKEGAVKLNSELVGNASKVKEISRVFKVENCELSYVVEMATSLIGLQPHLKASLKKL; encoded by the exons ATGATGGAGGAGGGAACTGTATCAAATCAATCGGAAACGTTATTGGTGCATCCGGCAGTGAAACCTTTATCTTTTCTGCTTGGGACATGGAGAGGTGAAGGCCAAGGCTTTTTCCCAACTATTTCCTCCTTTAATTACTCCGAAGACCTCCAATTTTCACACTCTCCTAACAAG CCTGTGATAGCTTATTCTCAAAAGACATGGAACTTGAAATCCGGACAACCTATGCATTCAGAGAGTGGATACTGGAGACCTAAACCCGATGGAACAATTGAAGTCGTCATTGCTCAAAGCACTGGTCTTGTTGAAGTCCAG AAAGGAACATATGACATGAAAGAGGGAGCTGTGAAGCTTAACAGCGAACTGGTTGGCAATGCTTCCAAG GTCAAGGAGATCAGTCGAGTTTTTAAAGTGGAGAATTGTGAACTATCTTATGTTGTGGAAATGGCCACCAGTCTAATTGGTCTTCAGCCGCATCTCAAAGCCTCGCTTAAGAAGCTCTAG
- the LOC104245522 gene encoding auxin-responsive protein SAUR21-like, translated as MGIKVTPFIQATRTLRRSSTTGGVPKGHCAVYVGESQKKRFVVPISYLSQPLFQDLLAQAEEEFGFDHSMGGLTIPCKEDMFVDLTSRLRRL; from the coding sequence ATGGGTATCAAAGTGACTCCATTTATTCAGGCTACTCGAACCCTAAGGAGGTCTTCAACAACTGGAGGTGTTCCAAAAGGGCATTGCGCAGTATATGTAGGAGAGAGCCAGAAGAAGCGATTCGTCGTACCAATATCATACCTGAGCCAGCCTTTATTTCAAGACTTGTTAGCTCAAGCTGAGGAAGAGTTTGGATTTGATCATTCAATGGGCGGTCTCACAATACCTTGCAAAGAGGATATGTTCGTTGATCTCACCTCCCGCTTGAGGAGATTATGA
- the LOC138869717 gene encoding auxin-responsive protein SAUR68-like, giving the protein MARRWQKFAAKQRKRISLPRSSYNDAESCSTSSSIVDKGHFVIYTTDQKRFVVPLAYLQHEIIRELLHMSEEEFGLPSDGPITLPCDALSLNYIISLIRRGVTVDLQNALLVSVASTRCSSASYLQEPSHRQFLVC; this is encoded by the coding sequence ATGGCAAGGAGATGGCAGAAGTTTGCAGCTAAGCAAAGGAAGAGGATTTCTTTACCAAGATCAAGTTACAATGATGCAGAAAGCTGTAGCACATCATCGTCTATAGTTGACAAAGGGCATTTTGTGATCTATACAACTGATCAGAAGCGATTTGTGGTTCCTTTGGCTTATCTACAACACGAGATAATCAGAGAACTTTTGCACATGTCTGAAGAAGAGTTTGGACTTCCAAGTGATGGCCCTATCACTTTACCATGTGATGCCTTATCCTTGAATTACATCATATCACTCATCAGAAGAGGTGTAACTGTAGATCTTCAGAATGCTTTGCTTGTATCAGTCGCTTCCACTCGATGCTCATCAGCTTCATACCTTCAAGAACCAAGTCACCGACAATTCCTAGTTTGTTGA
- the LOC104245526 gene encoding auxin-responsive protein SAUR68-like produces the protein MISAKKLIKIARKWKKFAVKQRKRISFPRSNNHDAECCRTSYSIVGKGHFVVYTTDQKRFVVPLAYLQHEVIRQLFHMSEEEFGLPSDGPITLPCDALFMNYIISLIRKGAAIDLQNALLVSVASSQCSSSLHLQELRNPELLVY, from the coding sequence ATGATCAGTGCTAAGAAACTAATCAAGATAGCAAGGAAATGGAAGAAGTTTGCGGTCAAGCAGAGGAAGAGAATTTCCTTTCCAAGATCCAATAACCATGACGCAGAGTGTTGTAGAACATCTTATTCTATAGTTGGCAAAGGGCATTTTGTGGTGTATACAACTGATCAAAAGCGATTTGTAGTTCCTTTGGCTTATCTACAACACGAGGTAATCAGACAACTGTTTCACATGTCTGAAGAAGAATTTGGACTTCCGAGTGATGGCCCTATTACATTACCGTGTGATGCACTATTTATGaactacatcatatcactcattAGAAAAGGTGCAGCTATCGATCTTCAGAATGCGTTGCTTGTATCAGTTGCTTCTAGTCAATGCTCATCATCTCTACACCTTCAAGAACTAAGAAACCCGGAATTGCTAGTTTATTGA